In a genomic window of Candidatus Binatia bacterium:
- a CDS encoding multicopper oxidase family protein, protein MTGRAHASRRRFLALGAACAGAALGSRFGVFRPQHAWAQEPSPNPTLRPGEEMLLVARREVSPAGQRVKGIVANQTFPSYELRARQGELLRVTVENELDQPTAVHFHGVLAPNAMDGVPGLTQPPIEPRQSYVYELPLVEPGTYFYESTWKLQRQLGLVGALVVEARDEPHEVKHDLVLLLTDWTNSDPARIVGELRNPPTPVPGEAQAQRLINLLPGDAPFPIDVRYSAYLVNGRSHRDAWTHQVSPGERVRLRLINASSATFFRFMVEGHALQVVAADGRAVEPVEVDDLVLGTGERYDVILTMGAAGSYSLRAAALGAPGGAIGVLHTPGVRPVVSTRPPRWGERHLTYAMLRAPQDTAFSGASKAKRIRMRIGGDVARYLWNVDGFTYPGEFVSGEPKSEPLALSAGERVELELVNETTLWQPLHLHGYRFRLLAGQGARAPWKDTVAVAPGKSVKIEFLADRPGRWLLTSCNVYRAQSGLARLLTVEG, encoded by the coding sequence GTGACGGGCCGCGCGCACGCGTCGCGCCGGCGCTTCCTCGCGCTCGGCGCCGCCTGCGCCGGTGCCGCGCTCGGGTCCCGCTTCGGCGTCTTCCGACCGCAGCACGCCTGGGCACAGGAGCCGAGCCCGAACCCGACGCTGCGTCCGGGCGAGGAGATGCTGCTCGTCGCGCGCCGCGAGGTGTCGCCCGCCGGCCAGCGGGTGAAGGGCATCGTCGCGAACCAGACGTTCCCCAGCTACGAGCTGCGCGCGCGTCAGGGCGAGCTGCTGCGCGTCACGGTGGAGAACGAGCTCGACCAGCCGACCGCCGTGCACTTCCACGGCGTGCTCGCGCCGAACGCGATGGACGGCGTTCCGGGTCTCACGCAGCCGCCGATCGAGCCGCGACAGAGCTACGTCTACGAGCTGCCGCTCGTCGAGCCGGGGACGTACTTCTACGAGTCGACCTGGAAGCTGCAGCGCCAGCTCGGTCTCGTCGGCGCGCTGGTGGTCGAGGCGCGCGACGAGCCGCACGAGGTGAAGCACGACCTGGTGCTGCTGCTCACGGACTGGACCAACTCCGATCCGGCGCGCATCGTCGGCGAGCTGCGCAACCCGCCGACCCCCGTGCCGGGCGAGGCGCAGGCGCAGCGGCTGATCAACCTCTTGCCGGGCGACGCGCCGTTTCCGATCGACGTGCGCTACAGCGCCTACCTCGTGAACGGGCGCAGCCATCGCGACGCGTGGACGCACCAGGTGTCGCCGGGCGAGCGCGTGCGGCTCCGTCTGATCAACGCCTCGTCGGCGACCTTCTTCCGCTTCATGGTGGAAGGTCATGCTCTGCAGGTGGTCGCCGCCGACGGGCGCGCCGTCGAGCCGGTCGAGGTCGACGACCTCGTGCTCGGCACGGGCGAGCGCTACGACGTGATCCTCACCATGGGCGCCGCGGGCAGCTACTCGCTGCGCGCCGCGGCGCTGGGCGCGCCGGGCGGCGCGATCGGCGTGCTGCACACGCCGGGCGTGCGTCCCGTGGTCAGCACGCGGCCGCCGCGCTGGGGCGAGCGCCACCTGACCTACGCGATGCTGCGCGCGCCGCAGGACACCGCGTTCTCCGGCGCGTCCAAGGCGAAGCGCATCCGCATGCGGATCGGCGGCGACGTCGCGCGCTACCTCTGGAACGTCGACGGCTTCACGTACCCCGGCGAGTTCGTGAGCGGCGAGCCGAAGAGCGAGCCGCTCGCGCTGTCCGCGGGCGAGCGCGTCGAGCTCGAGCTCGTCAACGAGACGACGCTCTGGCAGCCGCTGCACCTGCACGGCTACCGCTTCCGGCTCCTCGCGGGGCAGGGCGCGCGCGCGCCGTGGAAGGACACGGTCGCGGTCGCGCCCGGCAAGTCCGTCAAGATCGAATTCCTCGCCGACCGGCCCGGGCGCTGGCTGCTGACCTCGTGCAACGTCTACCGCGCGCAGTCCGGGCTCGCGCGGCTGCTCACGGTCGAGGGCTGA